One segment of Synechococcus sp. A15-24 DNA contains the following:
- a CDS encoding bifunctional riboflavin kinase/FAD synthetase produces the protein MIPLCSPQDARRPTALALGSFDGLHAGHRRVIGQAIAGASAVPTVVSFWPHPREVLFGEARLRLDLPSEKLELLQPLGIEQLVLVPFTPELAQLSAEAFVNTVLLETLQAQRIVVGANFRFGYKRSGDADLLRQVAAARGVEVLLTEIVEDANGRMSSSRIRAALDTGDLDTAKSLLGRPYRFRGRVVRGRGLGRELGWPTANLQVDGRKFLPALGVYAAWAWVDSGDQPLAAVMNLGPQPTVDPTSPSAVEVHLLDRTIELEGRQLTVEPVQRLRGQQRFSGLEELSAQIGRDADQARSLLSVQTGVG, from the coding sequence TTGATCCCCCTTTGTTCGCCACAGGACGCCCGCAGGCCGACCGCTCTGGCACTGGGCAGTTTTGATGGGCTGCATGCCGGCCACCGCCGTGTGATCGGCCAGGCCATCGCGGGTGCCTCTGCGGTGCCCACGGTGGTGAGCTTCTGGCCCCACCCGCGGGAGGTGCTGTTCGGTGAAGCCCGACTGCGGCTGGATCTGCCCAGCGAAAAGCTGGAGCTGCTGCAGCCGCTGGGCATTGAGCAGCTGGTGCTGGTTCCCTTCACCCCGGAGCTGGCCCAGCTGAGTGCAGAAGCGTTCGTCAACACCGTGCTGCTGGAGACCCTGCAGGCGCAGCGGATCGTCGTGGGGGCCAACTTCCGCTTCGGCTACAAGCGCAGTGGAGACGCTGACCTACTCCGCCAGGTGGCCGCGGCCCGGGGGGTGGAGGTGCTGTTGACGGAGATCGTGGAGGACGCCAACGGACGGATGAGCAGCAGCCGTATCCGCGCTGCTCTGGACACCGGCGATCTGGACACCGCCAAGTCCCTGCTAGGCCGTCCCTACCGTTTCCGCGGTCGGGTGGTGCGGGGCCGTGGTCTGGGTCGCGAACTGGGCTGGCCCACCGCCAATCTGCAGGTGGACGGCCGCAAGTTCCTGCCGGCACTGGGGGTATATGCCGCCTGGGCCTGGGTGGACAGCGGGGATCAGCCCCTGGCCGCCGTGATGAATCTGGGTCCGCAACCGACGGTGGATCCCACCTCCCCCTCGGCTGTGGAGGTGCACCTGCTGGACCGCACGATCGAATTGGAGGGCCGCCAGCTGACGGTGGAACCCGTGCAGCGGCTCCGCGGTCAGCAGCGGTTCAGCGGACTGGAGGAACTCAGTGCTCAGATCGGCCGAGATGCCGACCAGGCCCGGTCGCTGCTGTCGGTTCAGACCGGTGTTGGGTAA
- a CDS encoding thiamine phosphate synthase — protein MGCESSLDPRVARLIDANLDRAREGLRVVEDWCRFGLERDDLVISLKDWRQRLGKLHQERYKRARSTVTDPGAGMEHPAQLDRHSPRQVVEANCGRVQEALRVLEEYGRNVDAPLSAEAAAIRYGLYDLEVTCLTATSGNNRRNRLEDCQLCLITSPCPDLVDRVTAALRSGVAMVQHRCKSGSDLERLAEARTLAALCRDHGALLIINDRIDLALAVDADGVHLGQDDLPTDVARGLIGPGRLLGRSTHSLNQVAEAHREECDYLGLGPVNNTAVKPERPAIGAALVGEALAITHKPVFAIGGITQANLDALMAVGCRRVAVIGAIMGADNPEKASQNLLSSLSRPTL, from the coding sequence ATGGGTTGCGAGTCGTCCTTGGATCCCCGTGTGGCAAGGCTGATCGATGCCAATCTCGATCGAGCCCGCGAAGGGCTGAGGGTCGTTGAGGACTGGTGCCGTTTCGGACTGGAGCGGGATGACCTGGTGATCAGCCTCAAGGATTGGCGTCAGCGACTCGGCAAGCTGCATCAGGAGCGCTACAAGCGAGCCCGCTCCACCGTCACCGACCCTGGTGCGGGCATGGAGCATCCGGCGCAGCTCGACCGTCACAGCCCCCGGCAAGTCGTGGAGGCCAACTGCGGCCGGGTGCAGGAAGCCCTAAGAGTGCTGGAGGAATACGGGCGCAACGTGGATGCCCCTCTGTCCGCTGAGGCCGCCGCCATCCGCTACGGCCTTTACGACCTGGAGGTGACCTGCCTCACAGCGACCAGCGGCAACAACCGTCGGAACCGGTTGGAGGACTGCCAGCTCTGCCTGATCACCAGCCCATGCCCTGACTTGGTCGATCGTGTGACAGCTGCTCTGCGCAGCGGTGTGGCCATGGTTCAGCACCGCTGTAAATCCGGAAGCGACCTGGAACGACTGGCGGAAGCCAGAACCCTGGCTGCTCTCTGCCGTGATCACGGCGCTCTGTTGATCATCAACGACCGGATTGATCTGGCCCTGGCCGTGGATGCCGACGGCGTTCATCTGGGTCAGGACGACCTGCCCACTGATGTGGCCCGTGGCTTGATCGGCCCCGGACGTCTCCTCGGACGCAGCACCCATTCCCTGAACCAGGTAGCGGAAGCACACCGCGAGGAATGCGACTACCTGGGTCTTGGTCCCGTCAACAACACCGCCGTGAAGCCGGAGCGGCCGGCCATCGGCGCTGCCTTGGTGGGTGAAGCGCTGGCCATCACGCACAAGCCGGTGTTCGCCATCGGTGGCATCACCCAGGCCAACCTTGATGCGCTCATGGCAGTGGGGTGCCGGCGCGTGGCGGTGATCGGAGCGATCATGGGAGCTGACAATCCCGAAAAGGCCAGTCAGAACCTGCTTAGCAGCCTGTCGCGCCCAACCCTTTAA
- the thiS gene encoding sulfur carrier protein ThiS, with protein MALKLTVNGEVRCLDPEPMPPTLEAVITALGHNPQLVVAEHNGVIAPCGGWASTTVGEGDSLEIVTIVGGGS; from the coding sequence ATGGCTCTGAAGCTCACAGTCAATGGCGAAGTCCGCTGCCTGGACCCTGAGCCGATGCCTCCAACCCTCGAAGCGGTGATCACCGCCTTGGGACATAACCCCCAGCTGGTGGTGGCAGAGCACAACGGTGTGATCGCGCCCTGTGGTGGCTGGGCCAGCACAACAGTGGGTGAAGGCGACAGCTTGGAGATCGTCACCATCGTTGGAGGTGGTTCCTAG
- a CDS encoding DUF1517 domain-containing protein, giving the protein MIARKQTWTRRLLATVLVPLVVFGFGLISAQPADAARGGRMGGGSFRAPSMPRTGGRSYGGGYGGGMRGGGYRGGGFGFPFIIPIFGFGGGGLFGLLILMAVAGVLVNAVRGGGGAPAIGGGSPMPAVPSKVNMLQVQVGMLASAKSLQEDLRRLAVSSDTSSSSGLQRLLQESTLALLRQPELWVYANAESGSVPFSSAESTFNRLSMNERSKLDAELTSNVGGQKLSGGTTEKVGDADATNEFIVVTLLVASTATASLKGASTGEDLRQTLRILGSTASSELMALEVIWQPEGRGDVLSAEELLTAYPNLQHL; this is encoded by the coding sequence TTGATCGCTCGGAAGCAAACCTGGACCCGCCGGTTGTTGGCCACCGTTCTGGTGCCACTGGTGGTGTTCGGCTTCGGGTTGATCAGTGCCCAACCGGCCGATGCCGCCCGCGGTGGTCGGATGGGGGGCGGCAGCTTCCGAGCACCATCGATGCCACGCACCGGTGGCCGCAGCTACGGCGGTGGTTATGGCGGTGGCATGCGCGGAGGTGGCTACCGCGGCGGTGGCTTCGGCTTCCCGTTCATCATTCCGATCTTCGGATTCGGCGGCGGTGGACTGTTCGGCCTGCTGATCCTGATGGCCGTGGCTGGGGTTCTGGTTAACGCCGTTCGCGGTGGTGGCGGCGCCCCTGCCATTGGTGGAGGTTCGCCAATGCCGGCGGTCCCCAGCAAAGTCAACATGCTTCAGGTGCAGGTGGGGATGCTGGCCAGCGCCAAGTCGCTACAGGAGGACCTGCGCCGACTGGCGGTCTCCTCCGACACCTCCAGCTCCAGTGGCCTGCAGCGGCTGTTGCAGGAATCCACATTGGCCTTGCTGCGCCAGCCTGAGCTTTGGGTCTACGCCAATGCAGAGAGCGGCAGTGTGCCGTTCAGCAGCGCGGAATCCACGTTCAATCGGCTGTCGATGAACGAGCGCAGTAAGCTCGATGCCGAACTCACCAGCAATGTCGGCGGACAGAAGCTCAGCGGCGGGACCACCGAGAAAGTGGGCGATGCGGATGCCACCAATGAATTCATTGTGGTCACCCTGCTGGTGGCATCCACCGCAACGGCCAGCCTCAAGGGAGCCAGCACCGGTGAGGACCTACGCCAGACGCTGCGCATCCTCGGTTCAACGGCGTCCTCGGAACTGATGGCGCTTGAGGTGATCTGGCAACCGGAGGGCCGCGGCGATGTCCTCAGCGCCGAGGAACTTCTCACTGCCTACCCGAACTTGCAGCATCTCTGA